The Oscillospiraceae bacterium genomic sequence AGTGCGCCGAAGGCGAATAGTTTTTTCTTTTCGTCAGGCATGATTCGCTCCCCTTTCCGGATTATTTTCACCCGTAACGGGAACGGATATACAGCGCGCAAGGCTTAGATAACGTGCGAATTTGCTTGACAGAACATTGAAAATAAGGTAACATTGTGCAAAAGGAGTGGTTTAAATGAAATGCCCGTTTTGCGGCACGCCGGATTCAAGAGTAATCGATACCCGCCCTCAGGACGACGGTGAGAAAATTCGCCGCCGCCGTCTCTGCGAAAAATGCGGCATGCGTTTCACCACACTTGAGACGACCGAGCGAGCAACCGTTTGGGTGGTAAAGAAAAGCGGCGCCCGTGAGGTGTTTGACCCACAGAAAGTTCTCTCCAGCATGGTACGTGCTTGTAAGAAACAAACCATCCCGCTTGAGACACTCGAAAATGTCGTGCGCGGGCTTGAAACCTTGATTTATTCCTCACCGAAGCATGAGATCACGACGGTTGAAATCGGCGAATATATTCTTAAAAAACTGCGCGATCTTGACGAAGTCGCCTATATCCGTTTTGCCTCTGTTTATCGTGATTTTTCTGACATCGAGTCCTTTTCCCGCGAGATTAAAAAGCTCAAGAAACAGAATAATAAAGAGTAGTCGGTCGAATTCCTTTTTCGGCCCTTGTTTAATTGAAAGGAAGTCATATGAACCCTAATGTTCCTCCGAAGGTCGATGGGACGCTGCGTAAATTCGCTCTTCGCGTTCCGGAGATTATTTCAAAATGCAGCGGCATTTCCATATTTGGGAAATTGATCCGATCTATCGTCTTTTCCACCGACGTAGCGATTATTAAAAATGTGAACGCCGACGCCGTGATCGCCGTCTA encodes the following:
- the nrdR gene encoding transcriptional regulator NrdR codes for the protein MKCPFCGTPDSRVIDTRPQDDGEKIRRRRLCEKCGMRFTTLETTERATVWVVKKSGAREVFDPQKVLSSMVRACKKQTIPLETLENVVRGLETLIYSSPKHEITTVEIGEYILKKLRDLDEVAYIRFASVYRDFSDIESFSREIKKLKKQNNKE